From the Primulina tabacum isolate GXHZ01 chromosome 15, ASM2559414v2, whole genome shotgun sequence genome, one window contains:
- the LOC142526206 gene encoding cryptochrome-2-like isoform X2, producing the protein MGVSVQSYNGELLHEPWEIYNDDGNAFTTFKAFWNKCLDVQMEPAAHIPPCQLVPAAGKVENCSIEALGLEDESEKSSNALLGRGWSPGWTNSDKAFTEFVENHLLNYSKDRLRVGGNCTSLLSPHLHFGELSIRKVFQCIRMKQIVWKNEQNLFGEESANLFLKAVGLREYSRYICFNFPFTHERSLRGNLKFFPWNADQARFKAWRQGRTGYPLVDAGMRELWATGWIHNRIRVIVSSFFVKFLLLPWQWGMKYFWDTLLDADLESDVLGWQYISGSLPDGHEIDRMDSPQVQGFKFDPDGEYVRQWLPELARIPTEWIHHPWDAPLIVLTSAGVDLGSNYPNPIVDIDLARVGLTEAISIMHTKEAAANANGTDEVVFDNSETYANSSIPNVVVKGRTPFSAISSYDQRVPSMQNSRSKKRQERGKDEGNLRGRCDGVESLKMDDDLCSTAESSSNKKQLTRSRYSFSVPQCCSAMSKDASAQVQDSSDLMDKWQEEIDSEKMMNENGSIHLHTSRDEITTEEERSFI; encoded by the exons ATGGGAGTAAGTGTTCAAAGCTACAATGGTGAGCTATTGCACGAGCCTTGGGAAATATACAATGATGATGGAAATGCTTTTACAACATTTAAAGCGTTTTGGAATAAATGTTTAGACGTGCAAATGGAACCCGCTGCACATATTCCTCCCTGCCAGTTGGTTCCAGCTGCAG GAAAAGTGGAGAATTGTTCTATTGAGGCGTTGGGTCTTGAAGATGAATCAGAAAAGTCGAGTAATGCATTACTGGGAAGGGGTTGGTCACCAGGTTGGACCAATTCTGACAAGGCTTTTACCGAATTTGTAGAAAATCATCTGCTCAACTACTCGAAAGATAGACTCAGGGTTGGGGGGAACTGCACGTCCCTCTTGTCCCCGCACCTTCATTTTGGGGAGCTAAGCATAAGGAAAGTTTTCCAGTGTATAAGGATGAAACAAATAGTTTGGAAAAACGAACAAAATTTGTTTGGGGAAGAGAGCGCAAATCTTTTTCTCAAGGCCGTTGGATTAAGGGAGTATTCCCgatatatatgttttaatttCCCATTTACTCATGAGAGATCATTGCGGGGCAACTTGAAATTTTTTCCTTGGAATGCTGACCAAGCACGATTCAAGGCTTGGCGACAGGGCCGAACGGGTTATCCATTAGTTGATGCGGGGATGAGAGAGCTTTGGGCTACTGGATGGATTCACAATAGGATAAGAGTGATAGTTTCAAGTTTCTTTGTGAAGTTTCTTCTCCTACCGTGGCAATGGGGGATGAAGTATTTCTGGGATACGCTTCTGGATGCAGACCTGGAAAGTGATGTCCTGGGATGGCAATACATCTCCGGAAGTTTGCCtgatgggcatgaaattgaCCGAATGGATAGCCCACAG GTTCAGGGATTCAAGTTTGATCCAGATGGTGAATACGTGAGGCAGTGGTTACCCGAGTTAGCACGAATTCCTACCGAGTGGATTCATCATCCATGGGATGCTCCTCTTATAGTGCTCACATCTGCTGGCGTAGACTTGGGGTCCAACTACCCTAACCCTATAGTCGACATAGATTTGGCAAGGGTTGGGCTAACCGAAGCCATATCAATTATGCACACGAAAGAAGCAGCGGCAAACGCCAATGGAACAGACGAAGTCGTATTTGATAACTCTGAAACCTATGCCAATTCGTCCATTCCTAACGTAGTTGTGAAGGGAAGGACTCCGTTTTCAGCGATTTCATCTTACGATCAAAGGGTGCCGTCTATGCAGAATTCAAGAAGCAAGAAAAGACAGGAACGGGGGAAAGATGAAGGGAATTTGCGTGGCAGATGTGACGGAGTTGAATCCTTGAAAATGGACGACGATTTGTGCTCGACAGCTGAATCTTCTTCGAATAAAAAACAGTTAACCAGAAGTAGATATTCATTCTCTGTTCCACAATGTTGTTCAGCAATGTCAAAGGACGCATCAGCACAAGTTCAAGATTCCTCTGATCTCATGGACAAATGGCAAGAAGAAATCGACTCTGAAAAGATGATGAATGAAAATG GATCCATCCATTTACATACTTCAAGAGATGAGATTACTACTGAGGAGGAAAGATCATTTATTTGA
- the LOC142527218 gene encoding actin-depolymerizing factor, giving the protein MSFRGVGRNASSGMGVADHSKTTYMELQRKKVYRYVIFKIEEKKSEVVVEKTGGPAESYEDFAASLPENDCRYAVYDFDYVTSENCQKSKIFFIAWSPSTSRIRAKMLYATSKERFRRELEGVHYEIQATDPTEMDLEVIKERAN; this is encoded by the exons ATGTCGTTCCGTGGAGTAGGG AGAAATGCATCATCCGGAATGGGTGTTGCTGATCACAGCAAAACCACATACATGGAACTGCAACGGAAGAAGGTATACCGCTATGTAATTTTCAAgattgaagaaaagaaaagtgAAGTCGTGGTCGAGAAAACTGGCGGCCCGGCTGAGAGTTACGAAGATTTCGCTGCATCTCTGCCTGAGAATGACTGCCGATACGCTGTTTATGACTTCGATTATGTGACTTCTGAGAACTGCCAAAAGAGCAAGATCTTCTTTATAGCATG GTCTCCTTCCACCTCTCGGATCCGTGCAAAGATGCTCTATGCGACATCCAAGGAAAGGTTTAGGAGGGAACTGGAAGGTGTACATTATGAAATTCAGGCAACTGACCCTACTGAAATGGACCTTGAGGTGATCAAGGAGCGTGCTAATTGA
- the LOC142526866 gene encoding phosphoenolpyruvate carboxylase kinase 2-like codes for MNKQLDRDYTVGEEIGRGRYGVVFRCHSTLTGECFALKSIDKRLIQHDADDSHCLRNEAKLMRLVSDHPNVLHVFDDYEDDDCVYIVLEHCGSTDLYQRITTPPVFPEKEAHRVMVPLMDAIAHCHRRGVSHRDIKPDNILFNHYNQLKLADFGSAEYFHSGVPMSGIVGTPYYVAPEVVAGRDYNEKVDVWSAGVILYIMLAGIPPFYGDSATDIFEAVRRANLRFPKSIFGLVSSEAKDLLRKMLCKDVHRRFSAEEVLKHPWMIDGGDSRPVCFQA; via the exons ATGAACAAGCAGCTAGATAGAGACTACACAGTGGGCGAAGAGATAGGTAGGGGCAGATACGGCGTCGTTTTCAGGTGCCATTCTACCTTGACGGGGGAATGCTTCGCCCTGAAGTCCATCGACAAGCGCCTCATCCAACACGATGCCGATGATAGCCACTGTCTTCGCAATGAGGCCAAGCTCATGCGCCTCGTCTCCGATCATCCCAATGTGCTTCATGTTTTCGATGACTACGAGGATGATGATTGTGTGTACATTGTGTTGGAGCATTGTGGTTCGACGGATCTCTATCAACGGATTACTACCCCACCCGTTTTTCCTGAGAAAGAAGCTCACCGTGTAATG GTGCCATTGATGGACGCCATAGCTCATTGTCACCGCCGTGGAGTATCCCACCGGGACATCAAACCTGATAACATTCTGTTCAACCACTACAACCAGCTGAAGCTGGCGGATTTTGGCTCCGCTGAGTACTTCCACAGTGGGGTTCCCATGTCCGGCATTGTGGGGACACCATACTATGTCGCCCCAGAGGTGGTGGCAGGGAGGGACTACAATGAAAAGGTAGATGTGTGGAGCGCAGGTGTCATTTTGTACATAATGTTGGCCGGGATCCCTCCTTTTTACGGGGACTCGGCGACAGATATCTTTGAAGCTGTGAGGAGGGCGAATTTGAGATTCCCGAAGAGCATTTTCGGGTTGGTCTCCTCGGAAGCTAAAGACTTGTTGAGAAAGATGCTTTGCAAGGATGTGCACAGAAGGTTTTCTGCGGAAGAAGTTCTGA AGCATCCATGGATGATTGACGGTGGAGACTCCAGACCAGTGTGTTTTCAAGCTTAA
- the LOC142526206 gene encoding cryptochrome-1-like isoform X1: MESNCKSIVWFRRDLRIEDNPALAAAARDGSVLPVFIWCPKEEGQYLPGRVSRWWLKQSLIHLKQSLKSLGAEFVLIKAQSTLSALLDCISSVGATKVVFNHLYDPVSLVRDHNIKQKLSDMGVSVQSYNGELLHEPWEIYNDDGNAFTTFKAFWNKCLDVQMEPAAHIPPCQLVPAAGKVENCSIEALGLEDESEKSSNALLGRGWSPGWTNSDKAFTEFVENHLLNYSKDRLRVGGNCTSLLSPHLHFGELSIRKVFQCIRMKQIVWKNEQNLFGEESANLFLKAVGLREYSRYICFNFPFTHERSLRGNLKFFPWNADQARFKAWRQGRTGYPLVDAGMRELWATGWIHNRIRVIVSSFFVKFLLLPWQWGMKYFWDTLLDADLESDVLGWQYISGSLPDGHEIDRMDSPQVQGFKFDPDGEYVRQWLPELARIPTEWIHHPWDAPLIVLTSAGVDLGSNYPNPIVDIDLARVGLTEAISIMHTKEAAANANGTDEVVFDNSETYANSSIPNVVVKGRTPFSAISSYDQRVPSMQNSRSKKRQERGKDEGNLRGRCDGVESLKMDDDLCSTAESSSNKKQLTRSRYSFSVPQCCSAMSKDASAQVQDSSDLMDKWQEEIDSEKMMNENGSIHLHTSRDEITTEEERSFI; the protein is encoded by the exons ATGGAAAGTAATTGCAAAAGCATAGTGTGGTTTAGGAGGGATTTGAGGATTGAAGACAATCCTGCTTTAGCTGCTGCTGCTAGGGATGGGAGTGTATTACCAGTTTTTATATGGTGTCCTAAAGAAGAAGGCCAATATTTACCTGGTCGAGTTTCACGGTGGTGGCTTAAGCAATCACTTATTCATTTGAAGCAATCTTTGAAATCTCTCGGGGCTGAATTTGTGCTGATCAAAGCACAGAGCACTCTTTCTGCTCTATTGGATTGCATAAGTTCTGTTGGGGCGACAAAAGTCGTGTTTAACCATCTCTATG ATCCTGTTTCACTTGTCCGTGATCACAATATCAAACAAAAGTTGAGTGATATGGGAGTAAGTGTTCAAAGCTACAATGGTGAGCTATTGCACGAGCCTTGGGAAATATACAATGATGATGGAAATGCTTTTACAACATTTAAAGCGTTTTGGAATAAATGTTTAGACGTGCAAATGGAACCCGCTGCACATATTCCTCCCTGCCAGTTGGTTCCAGCTGCAG GAAAAGTGGAGAATTGTTCTATTGAGGCGTTGGGTCTTGAAGATGAATCAGAAAAGTCGAGTAATGCATTACTGGGAAGGGGTTGGTCACCAGGTTGGACCAATTCTGACAAGGCTTTTACCGAATTTGTAGAAAATCATCTGCTCAACTACTCGAAAGATAGACTCAGGGTTGGGGGGAACTGCACGTCCCTCTTGTCCCCGCACCTTCATTTTGGGGAGCTAAGCATAAGGAAAGTTTTCCAGTGTATAAGGATGAAACAAATAGTTTGGAAAAACGAACAAAATTTGTTTGGGGAAGAGAGCGCAAATCTTTTTCTCAAGGCCGTTGGATTAAGGGAGTATTCCCgatatatatgttttaatttCCCATTTACTCATGAGAGATCATTGCGGGGCAACTTGAAATTTTTTCCTTGGAATGCTGACCAAGCACGATTCAAGGCTTGGCGACAGGGCCGAACGGGTTATCCATTAGTTGATGCGGGGATGAGAGAGCTTTGGGCTACTGGATGGATTCACAATAGGATAAGAGTGATAGTTTCAAGTTTCTTTGTGAAGTTTCTTCTCCTACCGTGGCAATGGGGGATGAAGTATTTCTGGGATACGCTTCTGGATGCAGACCTGGAAAGTGATGTCCTGGGATGGCAATACATCTCCGGAAGTTTGCCtgatgggcatgaaattgaCCGAATGGATAGCCCACAG GTTCAGGGATTCAAGTTTGATCCAGATGGTGAATACGTGAGGCAGTGGTTACCCGAGTTAGCACGAATTCCTACCGAGTGGATTCATCATCCATGGGATGCTCCTCTTATAGTGCTCACATCTGCTGGCGTAGACTTGGGGTCCAACTACCCTAACCCTATAGTCGACATAGATTTGGCAAGGGTTGGGCTAACCGAAGCCATATCAATTATGCACACGAAAGAAGCAGCGGCAAACGCCAATGGAACAGACGAAGTCGTATTTGATAACTCTGAAACCTATGCCAATTCGTCCATTCCTAACGTAGTTGTGAAGGGAAGGACTCCGTTTTCAGCGATTTCATCTTACGATCAAAGGGTGCCGTCTATGCAGAATTCAAGAAGCAAGAAAAGACAGGAACGGGGGAAAGATGAAGGGAATTTGCGTGGCAGATGTGACGGAGTTGAATCCTTGAAAATGGACGACGATTTGTGCTCGACAGCTGAATCTTCTTCGAATAAAAAACAGTTAACCAGAAGTAGATATTCATTCTCTGTTCCACAATGTTGTTCAGCAATGTCAAAGGACGCATCAGCACAAGTTCAAGATTCCTCTGATCTCATGGACAAATGGCAAGAAGAAATCGACTCTGAAAAGATGATGAATGAAAATG GATCCATCCATTTACATACTTCAAGAGATGAGATTACTACTGAGGAGGAAAGATCATTTATTTGA
- the LOC142526846 gene encoding uncharacterized protein LOC142526846 isoform X2 yields the protein MPLICSTRLSFFPRKQTTPPFKIPLPQILQQNKAATGAKMELQGHGGYNNPKALLSSQLKRREKLLDELRSVEKQVYELETSYLQETNILGNALKGFDGFLTSSKNTSNLKRPRKFQLEDRVFSLSSVTSPAVCPRQMSRKLQEKMENWIWFKFDPRAEV from the exons atgccCCTTATCTGTTCAACCCGCTTATCCTTTTTTCCTCGAAAACAAACGACCCCTCCATTCAAAATACCGTTACCCCAAATTCTGCAACAGAATAAAGCAGCCACTGGCGCGAAAATGGAGTTACAAG GGCACGGAGGCTATAATAATCCCAAAGCCCTGCTCTCCTCTCAGTTGAAGAGGAGGGAAAAGCTTCTGGACGAACTTAGAAGTGTTGAAAAACAG GTATACGAACTGGAGACAAGCTATTTGCAAGAAACCAACATTCTTGGGAACGCATTGAAAGGCTTTGATGGATTTCTTACTTCATCGAAGAATACATCTAA CTTAAAAAGACCCAGAAAGTTTCAGCTTGAAGATAGGGTATTTTCTTTGTCCTCGGTCACTTCACCTGCGGTATGTCCAAG GCAGATGAGCAGAAAGCTGCAAGAGAAG ATGGAAAATTGGATATGGTTCAAATTCGACCCAAGGGCGGAGGTTTAA
- the LOC142526846 gene encoding uncharacterized protein LOC142526846 isoform X1 has translation MPLICSTRLSFFPRKQTTPPFKIPLPQILQQNKAATGAKMELQGHGGYNNPKALLSSQLKRREKLLDELRSVEKQVYELETSYLQETNILGNALKGFDGFLTSSKNTSNLKRPRKFQLEDRVFSLSSVTSPAADEQKAAREDGKLDMVQIRPKGGGLTTSTQGKPKKGRTGQRDAKKMRLSTELDPDDEEVLDMR, from the exons atgccCCTTATCTGTTCAACCCGCTTATCCTTTTTTCCTCGAAAACAAACGACCCCTCCATTCAAAATACCGTTACCCCAAATTCTGCAACAGAATAAAGCAGCCACTGGCGCGAAAATGGAGTTACAAG GGCACGGAGGCTATAATAATCCCAAAGCCCTGCTCTCCTCTCAGTTGAAGAGGAGGGAAAAGCTTCTGGACGAACTTAGAAGTGTTGAAAAACAG GTATACGAACTGGAGACAAGCTATTTGCAAGAAACCAACATTCTTGGGAACGCATTGAAAGGCTTTGATGGATTTCTTACTTCATCGAAGAATACATCTAA CTTAAAAAGACCCAGAAAGTTTCAGCTTGAAGATAGGGTATTTTCTTTGTCCTCGGTCACTTCACCTGCG GCAGATGAGCAGAAAGCTGCAAGAGAAG ATGGAAAATTGGATATGGTTCAAATTCGACCCAAGGGCGGAGGTTTAACCACCTCTACACA GGGGAAACCAAAGAAGGGGAGGACAGGGCAGAGGGATGCAAAGAAAATGAGGCTTTCAACTGAGTTGGATCCTGATGATGAAGAGGTTCTTGATATGAGATAG